The Brassica napus cultivar Da-Ae chromosome C1, Da-Ae, whole genome shotgun sequence DNA segment CTTACCATATGAGACTGATTCTTCTTTTGTGTATCACGCTAATTTACATATCGCATCTAAGATTTTTATTGTCTTGTAATCGTTATTATACCGACCAAATTGTGTATCTACATTATTGTGTATCCGTCAGTTCAATTGAAATTATGTAGACTATTAACCGACCACAAATAGAGAAAACCCgaaatctattatattaaaatagcagtgtgacccattgataaaagtatggtccaactattatttttttatctttatcattatttagaatattatttattatgctttatgccattagacctatatttaaattatcaattgaaaaaacctaaaaagatgtaaaacaaaaaatatatccgtCATTTATTAAGGGCGGATCAGAATCtagtctattctattaaaacacaagtgtgacccattgataaaagtatgatccaactattatttcttttatctttatcattatttagaatattatttattatgttttatgccATTAAACCTATATTTAAATTACCAATTGAAAAGACCTAAAaagatgtaaaacaaaaaaatatacccgcccaaTCTAGTAACTTGTTAATTGTGTAGTTTATAGTTAACTGTCGAGTATAGATTTGAAATGGAAACTTGATAGTATAATAAACACTTGATAGTTCAATAGACTATATTAATCAAAAGATATAGGGATACTCTCATCAAAAAATGTTGTGGACCTACTAACAATGGACCTTTGAAAACATACCTTGATTATTTATGTGTAACAATTGATTATCATCTCCACTTGAAGAACGTTAAAAGTGAAAGATCGAGGTTCATAGTTCTGTTTTTACGCTTTAGGTTTATAAGAAATTTCTTATCTATGAAAAATCTTTTaccagtgaaaattttgttaatacTCGGTTTGAAAAAGGAACACAACAATAGtaccaaaaacatgattttcTATTGTTCTATTCGGTGTAGGTAATTTCTGCTTGAATTATATTTAGTACTTAACATGCGCTCACAATACAATAATTCTAATGGTGAAGAAACTTGTGAATAACAGTCAGAAGGGCCATACGACCAGATCGGTTCTTGCAAGTTATGTTGATTTTTGTATATCATTACGTTTAAATGGTTGAGTTTGGCCAAACCATATATTAAGAAATAGACTTACTTTAATAATAAGGGATAATCCGGTTTATAACAATCTGTTAAAATATAAACGTTAGACAAAGCCTTATTATAAAGGTCGACTATTATAATCGTGGGCTGTTTTATTTAATgtaatgttaataaatttatctacggaaaaaaaaattagactaaGGTATGTCCAAAGTCATCCTAAGAGTGTCACGTAAGCATTAAAAAGAAATTTGGAAATAACGTATCAGCACGTTCATTTTGTAATTAATGTAAAATTGAGAttacaactttttaaaagattctcaaataatatataagagattcatttttgtattttaattttaataatatagatgttgtGATAAGAGATGGTGTAGATTCTAATGTGTTCTTTAGGAAAGAAGAAATTGGTGATCGGAATAATCACCTGATTACTTAAATGGCGAAAACGATTGACGAGATTGTTGAATGTAGACTACGAGGTTTTCTAGTTTGATATTTCAATAAGGTTGTGTACCGCTCTCTTTATTTACTTAACCACACACTAAATTTCAGCAAATAAAGAtatctgtttcataataagtgtcattttaacTTTGTTTTCTTGTTACACAAAAAATGTCACTTTACGATTCTAATACaaattatacttattttcagctgaaaattaattgcaaattgcattggttttataaataattttatttatctcaaatactattagTCAGAAAGatgtaattaataacaacttacatatatttcAACTATTTTTTTAGTCTATGTAAAAATgtcaaagtgacacttattcAGAAATTGAGGAAATATTATGTTATATTCTTAGTTTCATGTCTGGTTAAATCTAAGGGTAGGCAaaaaatccaaaccgaaccgatccaaaccaaaccaaccgaagttaaaccgatccaaaccaaaccgtgCTCTTTACATAACTCAATTGGTTCATGTTTTACTCAACCCGAATGGTTTGCTTTGGTTTGggttcaaaccgaaccaaaccaataatccaatatatttttatctataaattttatgtaaacatattgtaaattttagttaaagttttgttttccattttttcttaacttccatatattttaaaaaaaatccaaatatgattcaaataatcctAATACCTAAAGATtgtactgaaaacaaaacctaaaaactataaGCATCTAAATCGTAGCCATCTCGTTTCGTTCATATTCTCCAATTTTTATTCTCTTAATTATGTAACAGTTATTATaggatcaataaaaacaaaaatgttgatGCAAATAGTCTTTTAGTTAATAGGTTTTTGAATGCTTACAAGTCTTTGTTACGCTAATTAGATTACAAATAGCATGCACTTTGCTTATTATGTATTTCTTCTTTGACGTAGTTAAGAGTTTTGTCATCGaacttgttttttgtttcatagatttttaaaaaaaccaaactaaatctaaaccaaaccgaactaaacGGAACCAAACCAAAGCTACTTTGGTTTTAGTTGGGTtgagttttataaaactcaaattaaccaaaccaaaccaaaccgaactcgATATGCCGACCCCTAGTTAAATCTAAAGGTTATTATTACAAACAAGCAAAGTTAACACTTGGCGTGTCTCCAAGAGCATTTTCTATTGCCAAATTTTCTgctatctaaaataaataatattaatatcttataatttaattttaattccttaaaatgaaaaatacttCTATAAATTTTTCATGAATGCGTTTGActttcatttatatttatatttttcttctaaatacttttttcttttgtcaatttCGTTATATTGATTTAGGCCTTGGCCTGAAAGTTACAAGTGGTTTTTAAACAAGCCCATTACAACAGATTTTCTCAACTTATGGCGAAGCCCAACTGAATAAAAGATAAGTATAACATGCATAAAGACCACGTCTTCTTTTAGGGCTGCTACGTGTCGAGATCTGGAAACAAAATGAGGCTCCTCTGGAATCTTCATCGAACAGAAGCGCCACCGTACTGTGACGCCGGAGAAACGAACTACTATCCAAGCCATCAGCTTTGTTATCATGAACCACTTGCATTTGACCCGCGTGCATGTTTCACCGGTTCTTCTGCTTCAAACTCCAAGTAACCATCGATCTTTAAGTTCGGGGATATTCCTACCGATCGAAACACATATCATTTGTCAGGACGTTTTCACAGAAAACCCCGACTTTACTTAATCTGGCTCATATCTATGGAAACATCCAACATCTTCGATTCTCAACCAAGTCAGAGAAACTTCCTACTCTATAACTAAAGGAAGAAATAATTACTCTCTGCTTGGAGGAAATCTAGCACTCGGTAGCTACAAAAGATCAAATAGAAGTTCCGGGATTTAGAGATTAAAGCTTGCACGGGGACGGGGATGAAGATCTACACAACAAAAATCGCCAACGCGAATAAGATAATCCGCTAACGGAAAAGGAAAATCTCCTTGCGATGATACTATCGATCGAGAAAAGTAGTTATAATATAATAcaagataacaaaaaaacaaaagaagggGGTGGCGACCGGTGGCCAATTGCTCACCGGCCACCGAAAGCAGTTTCAATTTCTTTTGTGTTTCTAGAGAGCAGTCGCCTTCTATATACTTTTAACtgttaaaatattgatttaaattttacCACATGATgctttaaaacatttatttagcTGTCCAAAGCAACAAAACATACATATCTctattttcataataaaataataactaaaaagaaaatttggttttaGAATGATTTAAATTTCGTTacaccaataaaaaataatattcgtTAGGTTTCATAGtgcattttaagtttttttggggtcaactgtatttttaaaattaagaacGTAGATTTAGATATAAgtaaaaacaattcaaaaggagaaaatatcatattttaaaagatttataaatataaaatataaaatgttgtAAATTATTTATGCACACAGTCATTATACAAAACAttaaataacattaaattattttatttatttttttgctttcttcAAGTTTGATTCATCAACCTCgaccaaaaatataaagttgCAAATGGATTCTTGAAACTTAAGATTCATTTGTGGCCTAGGAGGCAGCCATAGCTGAAACGCAGACAAGCCCCTAAACACGTGTTACcatatctctttttctttttatgaagTCCAATCTAGTATAAACATATCTAAACATGTGAGTTTGTGAGACCGGATTTTCCAAAGCATCAAATCAAAAACTCTTTTCTCTTCCTCCTTTTCTATTATCATCTCTTTGTGTACCTAGAGAAAAAGCATCACAATGGAGGCTTCTCAAGAACTTCACCTTCCAAACTACATGAAAGACGATAACATTAGCCAAGAAACCAATAACTTGATATCTTCTCTTCCTGCAGACAAAGATTTCATGGGTTACAGTCTCTACAACTACAAAGGTTGTTGGTACTATCCCAACACACTCCAAGCCGTTCTTGACGTCCAAGACAATTTCCGGCCACAAAAGAACGACATAATCCTCGCTTCTTTACCCAAAGGTGGAACCACTTGGCTTAAATCTCTAGTTTTTGCAGTTGTACATAGAGAAAAGTACCGTGAAAATCCCCAAATAATACATCCTTTGCTCTCACAAAACCCTCATGACCTTGTCCCATTCCTTGAGATTGAGCTATACGCTAGCAGCCAAACTCCAGATCTCGCAAAGTTTCCTTCTTCTATGATCTTTTCTACACACATGCACCTAAATGCATTGCATGAAGCCACCACAAAGTCTTCTTCCTCACCATGCAAAATCGTCTACGTGTGTAGAGGTCTCAAAGATACGTTTGTCTCCGGTTGGCATTACAAAAAGATGTTGCATCGCACCAAGATGGATCAAGCGAGCTTTGAGCTCATGTTTGATGCTTACTGTAGAGGAGTTACCTTATACGGACCCTATTGGGAACATATGTTGAGCTATTGGAAAGGGAGCTTAGAAGACAAGGAGAATGTTCTTTTTATGAGGTATGAAGAGATCATTGAGGAGCCACTTATTCAGGTCAAGAGACTCGCTGAGTTCTTGAACTGTCCATTCaccgaggaggaagaagagagtggATCAGTGGAGGAGATCTTGAACTTGTGTAGTTTGCGTAACTTGAGCAACTTGGAGATTAATAAGAAAGGGACGACGAGAATTGGTATAGATTCTAATGTATTCTTCAGGAAAGGTGAAGTTGGTGACTGGAAGAATCATCTGACTCCTCAAATGGCGAAAAGGATTGACGAGGTTGTTGAGGTTAAACTACGAGGTTCGGGTTTGATATTTCCGTAAGGTTGTGCTATGTTGTTGTTTTCTCTTGAGCACATTAAATTTCAGCAAATAAAGTTATGTTATGTACTTCTTCTATTTTCCATGCATGGTTAAATCTCAAGGTTATTATTATTACAAACTAGCAAAGTCAGGTTTCAGAACTACCTTCAAGATTCTAAGTCATCACCTGCTTTCCTCAATTGCGCTTTACCTTCTTAGGATACCTACACTCAAAACAACAGAGCATGGTTGGTTCCAATTCATATATCTTTGATCCATGTAAGAATAGAGAAGCTTGTATTCAAACCTCTTAATGTTAAGTGATCTACTCTCAGAAACCTTTCCCCTGGTGGATTGTTCACTTCTTGTAGCTCAAGTCATCAAAAGGGAGACAAGACTAGGATTAGTTTTTAGTTGCTACATAGTAAACGCAAGATTGAAGCTTGAAAGATATGTATAAATAACCTATCAGTGAGAAATGGCAAGGTGAGATAAGTGAGATGTTCGTTCTCGAAGTTCTTCTCGTATTCCTCTAGGCCTAGATTCACTAGCATAGCTCTTGCCTCTGTGTAAAACGGCTACTGGGATTGCTCCTTCTGATTGTTTCCCTCACCTGTAgggaaaacaaaacatattaagTAAGAAGATGTGCTTTTGTATTAATTCATGAATCCAGTTTGTGGCTACATAAACAATCAATCACCTTAAACAATATTCCTGCAAAAACAGCCAAACCAGCAGCGTAGGATGTAAGCTCAGGAAAATGAGTCTGTCGGATCGTGAAACAGAGGAGGTGTTACATGAGTTGATGGATGTGTAACTCGCGGTTACAAGTAACTTATGAGACAATGATGTGTCAGTGTCTCATTGGTTTCAGGATATTACTTTGGCGTGAAGCAAAGGAGATCTGGAAGATTTGGGCTTATCACAATATTAGGAAAGATAGAATATTATATTAAGGGTATTTAACCTGATTACTTTGGGTAGATCTAGGTTAGCTGTTTAAGATTGAAAAAGCTAGAGCAAGAGGTTTGTTCTTGAGAGCTGAAGAAATACGAGTGACCTTGTGTGCAGCTCGTGTTTCTGTTTTGTGAGATTAGAATTGGTCCGTCTCTAGTCGTGTGTGACTGAGAGTAATTCGG contains these protein-coding regions:
- the LOC106370763 gene encoding cytosolic sulfotransferase 11-like; translated protein: MEASQELHLPNYMKDDNISQETNNLISSLPADKDFMGYSLYNYKGCWYYPNTLQAVLDVQDNFRPQKNDIILASLPKGGTTWLKSLVFAVVHREKYRENPQIIHPLLSQNPHDLVPFLEIELYASSQTPDLAKFPSSMIFSTHMHLNALHEATTKSSSSPCKIVYVCRGLKDTFVSGWHYKKMLHRTKMDQASFELMFDAYCRGVTLYGPYWEHMLSYWKGSLEDKENVLFMRYEEIIEEPLIQVKRLAEFLNCPFTEEEEESGSVEEILNLCSLRNLSNLEINKKGTTRIGIDSNVFFRKGEVGDWKNHLTPQMAKRIDEVVEVKLRGSGLIFP